One genomic region from Bacillus sp. SLBN-46 encodes:
- a CDS encoding sporulation YhaL family protein, which yields MTIPIWIYAVVVGIVISALMAIKTGREERKLELESIEQEGEIYIKRLEREKEQREELKATGE from the coding sequence ATGACTATACCTATTTGGATTTATGCAGTCGTGGTTGGAATTGTGATAAGTGCATTGATGGCCATAAAAACGGGACGTGAAGAGCGAAAACTAGAACTTGAAAGCATTGAACAAGAAGGGGAAATTTATATCAAACGCTTAGAAAGAGAAAAGGAACAAAGAGAAGAATTAAAGGCTACGGGGGAATAA